The region GTTGAAGAAAGAATTATAGAATATCAGCTAGAGATTCTTCCTAATATTCCCTTTAATTCTTCATCTGAATAGTATTCAATGATAATTTTTCCGCCGCGGCCGGATTTGGAAAGTTTTACCTTGGTTCCAAAAATTCCCATCAACTTATTTTCCAGCTCTTTCATATTGGGATCGACATTAACCACCCTACTGTGGGATCTTACTGAAACTTCTTTGGTTTTTTCTTCCACTTGGCGGACTGTGAGTCCGTTTTTTTTGATCATTTCAAAAAGCGCTCTTTGCTTTTCCGGATTAGAAAGCGCTAGAATTGCTTTGGCATGGCCCTCGCTTATTTCCCCAGAAACCAAAGCTTTCTGGATTTCTACCGGAAGGCTGAGAAGCCGAATTTTATTGGATATTGCGCTTCGGCTCTTTCCCATTTTCACCGCCACTTCATCTTGGCTCATTTCAAATTCATCCATTAATTTTTTATAGGCCTTCCCTTCTTCAACCGGATCCAAATCATGACGCTGGACATTTTCCGTAATAGCCAATTCCAGTTTTTCTTTTTCTCCCGCTTCGCGAACAATCACCGGAACTTTCGTAAGTCCCGCTTTTTTGGAAGCCTCGAATCTTCTTTCTCCCGCGACCAATTCGAATTTAGCTCCGCTCTGGGTAACAATCAGAGGCTGAATTATCCCATGCTCCTTAATGGAGGCAGAGAGTTCGTTGATTTTTTCTTCATTAAAATGAAGCCGAGGCTGCTGAGGATTGGGAATAATCTGGTTAATATCTACCTCAATAATACTTTTTCCCTTCAGAATAAAATTGGTTTTTCTGTCATCATCACTGCTAGCGCTTCTCTGAACAGGTTCTGAAGGATTAACATTGGTAGAATAATTTTTCTTGGGAATAAGAGATGAGAGTCCCCTTCCCAGTCCGTAATTTTGAGGCATATTGCATTGGAAATTTCTAATTTCAAATTTCTAATTTCTAAACAATTTCTAATGACTAAATTACAAAATTTTTAAACATTTGACAATTCAGAAATTGAAAATTGATTGAAAATTGAAAATTGAAAATTGAAAATTTTAAAAAACTTATACCGTAAATCCTTTTTTATTATTTTTATCCATTTCTATTATTTCCCTGGCCAGATTTTTGTATGAACGGGCGCCTTTGGAAAATGCGTCAAATTGCAAAATTGATTTTCCGAAACTCGGCGCTTCTGCCAGCCTTACTGAACGAGGAATGACGCTGTCAAACACTCTTCCCGGAAAATGGTCGCGCATTTCGCGGACTACCTGGCGCGCCAGCCGGTTTCTTTTGTCATACATCGTAAGCACTGCGCCCATAATTTTGAGCTCTGGCTGGAGATTCTCTTTGACTAGGTTGATTGTCTCCAAAAGCTGGCTTAAGCCCTCCAGCGCGTAATATTCAGTCTGAACGGGAATTATAATCTCATCGCTGGCTACTAATCCGTTAATTGTGAGAAGTCCAAGACTTGGAGGACTATCAATGATAATATAATCATAATCAGTTCTGATTTGACGCAAAACGTCGTATAACCTGAATTCCCGATTGTCGAAATGAACTAATTCGATTCCCGCTCCAGCCAAGTCCTGCGAAGATGGAATGAGATCATGTCCGAAAACTTCCGTNNNNNNNNNNNNNNNNNNNNNNNNNNNNNNNNNNNNNNNNNNNNNNNNNNNNNNNNNNNNNNNNNNNNNNNNNNNNNNNNNNNNNNNNNNNNNNNNNNNNGAAAGCAAGGCTTTTTATTGTGGTGTCATAACGTTAGGCATATCCGAAGTTTTTCTGAAGCGTAGCGTAAGAAAAATTTGGGAGAGAAAATTTTGCTTTCCTTAATTTATTATAAAGTGCAAAATTTTTGAACCGGATATGCCTTGTTATGTGATGTAAAATTCTTTCTTTTTTCTTTTTTTAAATTTGCTTTTTATTCTAAATGATAAATAAGTTTTTTTGTTTTTGATTTTGGGCAGAGGGGTCAGGGGTGAATGCCCAAAATCAAAAACTCCTTATTAGTTGCATTTTACATAATGTAAATATTCCACAGTTCTTGTCGCCTTAAAATCTCTACTTTCTGTTTTGTCGGCCTTAAAGCGATTATAATCTTTTGTGAAATTTCCGTATGTACCACGCAAGCTCATCACTTCTTTGATATCATCTAAGGTCATTAGACCTTCATTGTTATAACTCAAAAAGATATATTTTACTTTTGCTTTTAGGATTAGATCTTTAAATGCTTTTTTAACTTGTGATTTTGAACAATACGAAGATTTTTGACCTTGATATTCTCGCAAGCCAGTTTTTCCGTGAATTTTTGGGCTATCATATTTAGCAATAGTTTCAAGCATGTGATAATTTGTTGCATATTGTCGGTGATTGTATGGCGGATCTAAATACAAAATATCACCGCTAACTTTCTCTAAGACATTGTTAATGTCTTCGTTAAAAACTTCATGATCCTGATCATTGATTATCAATTGAGCAGGTTTTAGGATTAAACTATTTTGAGCGGTTTTTTTTAATTTTTTAAGAAAAGCACCATAAACAGATGCGGTATTTGCATACTTATCGATTGATTCAAGTAAGCTTGTAATTAAAAAATAGTATTCGTTATCTGAAATTAGTTTTTCTATTTTCCATTGTTCAATTTTCTGACGAATTGCATCACATCTCATGCCGTTTTCATCTGAAAAATATTGTCTTTCTTCTTCTTTATTTTTTGTTCCACCAACACAGTAATTATTATAAATAAATCCTTTCGCTCCTTTTATGCTGGATAAATAACTACAAACAAAATCTTTTTTGTTTTCTAATTCAATATTTTTCAATTCAGGAAGTTCTTTTGCAAGATTGGAAAATTTTAGCTCTTTGTGATTTCCAATATAATGCCTATTTAAAACATAGCTATAATATTGAATATCATTTGCGACAATTTTATAACCTTTCTTTTTGAAATATCTCCCAACAATTCCAGTACCAGCAAATAAATCGCAAAAAGTATTGCAGTCTTTATCAACCACTTTATTTATTGATTCTTCCAAGAATTCCAATAGCGATAATTTGCTTCCGATATAGTTCATATTTTTCTATAACTTATTATTCATCTGGATATAATTTTTTAAAAACACTATCTACAGCTTCTTTTGCTGATAGTTCACTTATATTTCTTACAATAACTTTTCTATACTCAACGGGGTCATATTGATAGCACCCTCTGCAACCCAATTCTTCTGAATAATTTTCATCTCCTATATAAAAATCATATGGATTACCTTTTATATTTTTTGCTCTCCAGCGTTTGTTAGTTTCCCTGCATTTTTTGCAAATTTGTCTTTTTACATCATTAGCACACTTAGAAAGTGGTTGAAAGTCTGACAATGTTTGATTTTGAAGATTTGAAATTCTGTGGTCATTTTTTCTCCCATCTTTGTGATCAATTTCAATTTTTGTATTTTCAGAATTACCATTAATACCTAGCATTACACAATTTTGTGTTTTGTAAAAATCCCTAATATCTTTTCTAATGTTTTGGTTGAAGTGTTTTTTAGTATTTAACTCCACCAATCGAATTCTATCTATGGAATTTCCTGATGTTATATTTTTGTCAAACTCAATTTTGTACTCTTTTGCCAAGCTGGAATTAGCTCTACACCAGCTCCCACCATTTCCAAGTTGAAGCACTTTATATTTACCAATGAATTCTGATGTTGAAACCCAGCGACTCAAACCCTGTTGATTGGGCATTGCGAGTTCCAAAAATAATTCTTTTTTTGTCATATCGAAATTTATTTTTTAAATATTAAAATGTATTCGTGTTTAAAAATGTAGTAATCGCTTGATAATGCTCTATAACGCCAAATACCTTCTTTATTTTGCTTGGCTCGATTGCCCTCCATATTCTTGATTATAATACTTTTCAGCGTAAGTCCTAATTTTTGCGCTTCATTCATACAATAAAATCCAAGCGGAATCCATTGTCCTGCAGTGTATTTATCACCAATAACGATTGCTAAATATCTGCCATTTTCTAAAATTGAAATTGTATTTTTCAGAACAAGCGCAAAGCCACTTAAAAATTCCTTTAGGGATTTTGCATTTGATAAATCATCTTTTAAATCACTGAATTTTACAATATCAGCGTATGGTGGATGTAAAATCGCCAAACTAACATTTTCCCTCTTTCGTTTTTTCAGAACCTCATTTATTTCATCAAAGGTCGCACTTTTCGAGCTATCTCCAGAAATTATCTCAGAAAAATATTTTTCATTATCAACTTTTGATTTTAGTTGCTCCACAAGATCCTTTTGTATATCAACACCGATAAAATGCCTCCCTAAAGTTTCGGCTTCGTAGGCAGTTGTTCCGCTTCCGACGAATGGATCAAAAACAACTTCGTTTTTCTTGGTATATCTCGAGATTAGTTGGTGGGGTATTTGCGGAACAAAATTACCGTGATAAAAATTACTATGCTTTCCTGTTTTATCTCGTTCTTGAATAATCCAAAGGCTATCAGTCCAAATTTCTGATTCTTTCCAATTATCAAGGTTTAAATCATTAAAATTTGGCATAGATTATTATTATCCTTGTGATCCTATTTTATCAAAAAATAGTATAAATAAAAAATCGTTTTTTACTGCCCCTTTGTGGGCAGAAAAAACACCTTATTACCCCTATATAAATAGATAAAAAAAACTTATTTTTCCTTATTATTAAAAAAGCAAATTTAAAAAAAGAAAAAAGAAAGAATTTTATTTCACATAACGTTAGGCATATCCGAAGTTTTTGCGTAATGAAATGAAGCAAAAATTTGGGTGAAAGAATTTTTTACTCCTTATTGAAATATAATTGATGAAAAATTTTTGAACCGGATATGCCTTGTTATGTGATGTAAAATTCTTTTTCTTTTTTAAATTTGCTTTTATTCTAAATGATAAATAAGTTTTTTTGTTTTTGATTTTGGGCAGAGGGGTAAGGGGTGAATGCCCAAAATCAAAAACTCCTTATTGGATTTATGTTTTAAATTTTTGTATGATTTGATGATGCTTTTTGTGTAAAAATATTTATGTTGCCTTCCTTTGAAATTGTTAAAAATATATTTCCATTACTACGTGTTGTTAGTGTTCCGTCCGCAAAATATCTTTGATTATCATTTAAGTTTGTGTAGAAAACTCCTTTTGAATATTGGGAATATTGAGAAGAAACATCGGTGTCTTCCTTTTCGGATTCACTCGCTTTTGATAAAATCGATATTTCAACCTTGCTAATTAGATCGAATAATGAAGTAGGAAATCCAGATTTATGACCGTGATGAGGAGCAATTAGAAAATCTAAACCATTTTTCATCGTATTTACAAAGTCCTGATGATTTTTAGCTAACCAGTCCCAGCCTGTCTTTTCAAGATCTCCACCAAATAAAACTTTCTTGCCACCATATTCTATAAATCTTAAAATGCTAGAATTATTTTTTACTTTTTTAGATAATTCTTCATCTTTGAGAATTGTATTCATTGGAATTTGGAAAGTTTTATTTTGATCAAATCCAAAAGTGAATCCTATGGGATTGCCACGATATTTTAAATCAATATGTTTTTTATAATCGTCATGAATATTTTCAGTAATAGGAAATTCTTCATGTTGTCTTCTGTGTAATAGATATGGTGGTAATTTTTCTTTGATTTTTACTGCATTTCCAACATGATCATCATCTGGATGAGTGATGTGCAACAGAGTTAAATCGTATCCATTGTATTGCTTCATTCCGAGAAATCCACTTTTTAAAGAGTGTATTGTATCAACCGGGCAAGCTTTTTCATTGTGACATCCACAATCAACCATTAAGCTGTATCCGTTTGGACAGACCGCTAAACTGCAAGCAGCGTTATTTACATCAAAAATTGCAAGTTTCATTGTCATATTTTTAATTCTTCAAATTTAGTAAAACAGTTTTAAAAACTAAACCTCTTGCGATACCTCTGGCTCTCCATAGGAATACAAGAAAAATTATCGCACTTAAAATGCTTAGGGTAAAAAACCTAGAATAAAGCAAAATGCTTATCACTAAAAATTCAATCATAATAACACGAATAAACAAATAATTTCTATTCGACATTTTCATCTCGTCATCACTACTTACTTTTGAATAAAGTCTCCAAAAGATACTTTGTGCCAGATGATCTTCTGTCTTTTTCTTTTTCCACCATAAAACTGATAATTCGGAATAATCTTTATTAAAAATTGTTAATTCTTCGTTTTTTAAACTCAGTTTTTCGATAAGCTCTGTTCTTTTGTGAGAATTTTTTAAAACAGGGTTATTTTTATACAAAAAAATTTCCGAAGGTCTCCGAAATTTAAAAAATCCATCGATTATCCATTCCATTGCGTGTGCTACCGTTTGCAGTAACTCGCCGACGATAAAAGAAGAACAAAAAAATAAAAAAGTATAGAAAAAATCTAAATTGTCAATGAGATTGAAATGGATCTTGTCGTTAAAAACAAAATAAATAACCGCTAGCAAAAAACCGCCAGGCAATATTTTTATCATCAAATCTTCAATTGAAAATTTATCGGTCATATTTATCCATTTGTTAATTTTGTAGTCGGTTAATTGCCAAATCGACATATCTTTTTTCTTTCTCAATTCCGATCCAATTCCTGCCAAGTGCTTTTGCAACAAAAGCTGTTGTACCGCTTCCCAAAAATGGATCTAAAACAATGTCATTCTTTTTGCTCGCCGCTAATAAAACCTGCTGAATAAGTTTTAATGGTTTTTGAGTTGGATGTGCTTTTATGCCATTTTCATCTTTCAATCTTTCATTACCTCTGCATAAACCAAAAATCCAATCGGTATCTTTCATTTGCTTTCCGCCATTCATTATTTTCATTTGCTCGTAGTTGAATGTGTAGTTCTTGCAATTTTTATCTTTCACAGCCCAAATTAGAGTTTCATGATTATTTGTAAATCTTCGCCCGTTAAGATTCGGCAGAGCGTCAGTTTTGACCCAAATCACATCATTTAAAAACCAAATTCCTAAATCCTGCATAATCGTGCCGACACGGAAAATATTGTGATACATTCCAATAACCCAAATTGTTCCTGTCGGTTTTATAATTCTTTGGCACTCGCCAAGCCAATTTTTTGTAAAATTGTCATAATCTTCGTAGCTTTCAAACTTATCCCATTCATCATCAACTGGAATAACTTCTGTTCCGTTTGCTCGTTTTAATCTTTTGCCCTTTGGTAATTGTAGAAAGTAGGGCGGATCAGCAAAAATTAAATCAATAGAATTGTCGGGAAATTCTTTTAATTTTTCAATACAATCTCCATGAATGATTTTGTTTAAATATTTTTGCATTTACCTAAAAATTATAAATGACAAGGTGTTCAACATCTCTGTCGTTTCTGCCTTTAACATTGTACAAATATGTTTTTTCAAAGCTATCAACTTTTATTCCTTTTTTATTTTTATATAAATCATGAATAAACGGAGTTTTTTTGATGATTAAAATAAAGTTGGCTTTAGTGCTATATAAACAT is a window of Parcubacteria group bacterium DNA encoding:
- a CDS encoding ParB/RepB/Spo0J family partition protein; this translates as MPQNYGLGRGLSSLIPKKNYSTNVNPSEPVQRSASSDDDRKTNFILKGKSIIEVDINQIIPNPQQPRLHFNEEKINELSASIKEHGIIQPLIVTQSGAKFELVAGERRFEASKKAGLTKVPVIVREAGEKEKLELAITENVQRHDLDPVEEGKAYKKLMDEFEMSQDEVAVKMGKSRSAISNKIRLLSLPVEIQKALVSGEISEGHAKAILALSNPEKQRALFEMIKKNGLTVRQVEEKTKEVSVRSHSRVVNVDPNMKELENKLMGIFGTKVKLSKSGRGGKIIIEYYSDEELKGILGRISS
- a CDS encoding ParA family protein; the protein is TEVFGHDLIPSSQDLAGAGIELVHFDNREFRLYDVLRQIRTDYDYIIIDSPPSLGLLTINGLVASDEIIIPVQTEYYALEGLSQLLETINLVKENLQPELKIMGAVLTMYDKRNRLARQVVREMRDHFPGRVFDSVIPRSVRLAEAPSFGKSILQFDAFSKGARSYKNLAREIIEMDKNNKKGFTV
- a CDS encoding DNA adenine methylase — encoded protein: MNYIGSKLSLLEFLEESINKVVDKDCNTFCDLFAGTGIVGRYFKKKGYKIVANDIQYYSYVLNRHYIGNHKELKFSNLAKELPELKNIELENKKDFVCSYLSSIKGAKGFIYNNYCVGGTKNKEEERQYFSDENGMRCDAIRQKIEQWKIEKLISDNEYYFLITSLLESIDKYANTASVYGAFLKKLKKTAQNSLILKPAQLIINDQDHEVFNEDINNVLEKVSGDILYLDPPYNHRQYATNYHMLETIAKYDSPKIHGKTGLREYQGQKSSYCSKSQVKKAFKDLILKAKVKYIFLSYNNEGLMTLDDIKEVMSLRGTYGNFTKDYNRFKADKTESRDFKATRTVEYLHYVKCN
- a CDS encoding restriction endonuclease encodes the protein MTKKELFLELAMPNQQGLSRWVSTSEFIGKYKVLQLGNGGSWCRANSSLAKEYKIEFDKNITSGNSIDRIRLVELNTKKHFNQNIRKDIRDFYKTQNCVMLGINGNSENTKIEIDHKDGRKNDHRISNLQNQTLSDFQPLSKCANDVKRQICKKCRETNKRWRAKNIKGNPYDFYIGDENYSEELGCRGCYQYDPVEYRKVIVRNISELSAKEAVDSVFKKLYPDE
- a CDS encoding DNA methyltransferase, which codes for MPNFNDLNLDNWKESEIWTDSLWIIQERDKTGKHSNFYHGNFVPQIPHQLISRYTKKNEVVFDPFVGSGTTAYEAETLGRHFIGVDIQKDLVEQLKSKVDNEKYFSEIISGDSSKSATFDEINEVLKKRKRENVSLAILHPPYADIVKFSDLKDDLSNAKSLKEFLSGFALVLKNTISILENGRYLAIVIGDKYTAGQWIPLGFYCMNEAQKLGLTLKSIIIKNMEGNRAKQNKEGIWRYRALSSDYYIFKHEYILIFKK
- a CDS encoding MBL fold metallo-hydrolase, which encodes MTMKLAIFDVNNAACSLAVCPNGYSLMVDCGCHNEKACPVDTIHSLKSGFLGMKQYNGYDLTLLHITHPDDDHVGNAVKIKEKLPPYLLHRRQHEEFPITENIHDDYKKHIDLKYRGNPIGFTFGFDQNKTFQIPMNTILKDEELSKKVKNNSSILRFIEYGGKKVLFGGDLEKTGWDWLAKNHQDFVNTMKNGLDFLIAPHHGHKSGFPTSLFDLISKVEISILSKASESEKEDTDVSSQYSQYSKGVFYTNLNDNQRYFADGTLTTRSNGNIFLTISKEGNINIFTQKASSNHTKI
- a CDS encoding DNA methyltransferase; translated protein: MQKYLNKIIHGDCIEKLKEFPDNSIDLIFADPPYFLQLPKGKRLKRANGTEVIPVDDEWDKFESYEDYDNFTKNWLGECQRIIKPTGTIWVIGMYHNIFRVGTIMQDLGIWFLNDVIWVKTDALPNLNGRRFTNNHETLIWAVKDKNCKNYTFNYEQMKIMNGGKQMKDTDWIFGLCRGNERLKDENGIKAHPTQKPLKLIQQVLLAASKKNDIVLDPFLGSGTTAFVAKALGRNWIGIEKEKRYVDLAINRLQN